In Methanothermus fervidus DSM 2088, a single genomic region encodes these proteins:
- a CDS encoding Type II secretion system F domain protein (COGs: COG2064 Flp pilus assembly protein TadC~InterPro IPR018076~KEGG: mth:MTH1703 hypothetical protein~PFAM: Type II secretion system F domain~SPTR: O27738 Putative uncharacterized protein~PFAM: Bacterial type II secretion system protein F domain) produces MVILLALRGVIRFLNKIGDMTIKSSKKVGHTAEKPVKKISTLKPTPKLRKFRGSTVLTRRKSPFGFFRRPKMSESEIEILKRLVETEAYKEKLSEKPEEKERYETESLSKLLEEREKELDPKFVYLTGIITGSILALVIILLGFGFVFALLSLLVMFMVSVFARFLPKLREGSRADEISRELPYALRQMATELRAGLGFHDAMKSVATSGYGALSEEFARTLEEIKYGESTTRALMNLSVRVPSPGLKRAIQQIVRSLESGGDVAKALEIIAEDIAYELRMKFRDYSQKLNSFMMIYMFIGIVGPAVLPILLIIATIFMPTMVIPSPLILILYLLLLPLVVVYFIFIVKRLEPRV; encoded by the coding sequence TTGGTGATTTTATTGGCATTAAGAGGCGTAATAAGATTTTTAAACAAAATTGGGGACATGACTATTAAATCATCTAAGAAAGTAGGACACACTGCTGAAAAACCTGTGAAAAAGATAAGCACTTTAAAACCTACACCTAAACTTAGAAAATTTAGAGGATCTACTGTACTTACACGAAGAAAATCTCCTTTTGGGTTTTTTAGAAGACCAAAAATGAGTGAAAGTGAAATAGAAATATTAAAAAGATTAGTTGAAACAGAAGCTTATAAAGAAAAATTATCAGAAAAACCAGAAGAGAAAGAACGTTATGAAACAGAATCATTAAGTAAATTATTGGAAGAAAGAGAGAAAGAACTTGATCCTAAGTTTGTATATTTAACAGGTATAATCACAGGGTCAATATTAGCATTGGTTATAATATTGCTTGGTTTTGGCTTTGTATTTGCATTGCTTTCCTTACTCGTAATGTTCATGGTTTCTGTATTTGCAAGATTTTTACCCAAACTTAGAGAAGGTAGTAGAGCAGATGAGATATCAAGAGAATTGCCATATGCATTACGGCAAATGGCTACCGAACTTAGGGCAGGTTTAGGTTTCCATGATGCCATGAAATCTGTGGCAACTTCAGGTTATGGTGCTTTATCTGAAGAGTTTGCAAGAACATTGGAAGAAATAAAATATGGAGAATCAACTACGCGTGCATTAATGAATCTTAGTGTTAGGGTGCCATCACCAGGTTTAAAAAGAGCTATACAACAAATAGTTAGGTCTTTAGAGAGTGGTGGTGACGTTGCCAAAGCCTTAGAGATAATAGCTGAAGACATTGCATATGAATTAAGAATGAAATTTAGAGACTATTCTCAAAAGCTAAATTCTTTTATGATGATTTATATGTTTATAGGAATTGTAGGTCCTGCAGTATTGCCAATATTACTCATTATAGCAACGATTTTCATGCCAACGATGGTAATACCATCACCTCTCATTTTAATCCTGTATCTTCTACTACTACCACTGGTAGTTGTTTATTTCATATTCATTGT